A single region of the Rattus rattus isolate New Zealand chromosome 8, Rrattus_CSIRO_v1, whole genome shotgun sequence genome encodes:
- the Timm29 gene encoding mitochondrial import inner membrane translocase subunit Tim29, which produces MMTAALKRFWSRGRSEAGGEASGTTTVAVKPGLWTRLGTWSRALLRDYAEACGDAAAAARARPGRAALYVGLLGGAAACCALAPSEAAFEEALLDASSSLLLLAPATRNRHSEEFLQRLLWLRGRGRLRHVNLGFCSLVYEAPFDAQASLYQARCRYLQPRWVDFPGRVLDVGFVGRWWVLENRMHDCDINDDEFLHLPAHLRVVVPHQLHSEANERLFEEKYKPIILTVDQVDQALWEEQVLQKEKKDRLALSEANSLVQSDVSR; this is translated from the exons ATGATGACAGCAGCTCTTAAGAGATTCTGGTCCCGTGGACGCAGTGAAGCGGGAGGAGAGGCAAGTGGTACCACGACAGTGGCGGTTAAGCCAGGGTTGTGGACGCGACTGG GCACCTGGTCCCGCGCGCTGCTTCGGGATTACGCCGAGGCGTGCGGAGACGCGGCGGCTGCTGCGCGAGCTCGACCGGGCCGCGCGGCCCTGTACGTGGGGCTGCTTGGCGGCGCTGCTGCGTGCTGCGCGCTGGCGCCCAGTGAGGCGGCATTCGAGGAGGCCTTGCTTGACGCATCAAGTTCTCTCTTGCTGTTGGCGCCGGCCACGCGCAACCGCCACTCGGAAGAGTTCTTGCAGCGCCTGCTGTGGCTGAGGGGCCGCGGGCGGCTGCGTCACGTGAACCTGGGGTTCTGCTCGTTGGTTTACGAAGCGCCCTTCGACGCCCAGGCCAGCCTCTACCAGGCCCGCTGCCGCTACCTGCAGCCACGCTGGGTCGACTTCCCCGGTCGGGTCCTCGACGTGGGGTTCGTAGGCCGCTGGTGGGTTCTGGAGAACCGCATGCATGATTGCGACATCAACGACGACGAGTTTCTTCACCTGCCTGCGCACCTGCGCGTCGTCGTGCCTCACCAGCTGCACTCAGAGGCCAATGAGAGGCTGTTCGAGGAGAAATACAAGCCGATCATACTCACCGTCGATCAGGTGGACCAGGCGCTGTGGGAGGAGCAGGTGttacagaaggagaaaaaggatcgGCTAGCTTTGAGCGAGGCTAATTCACTAGTTCAGTCCGATGTTTCCAGGTGA